From one Fibrobacter sp. genomic stretch:
- a CDS encoding tetratricopeptide repeat protein: MPLASETSRKAAYLFLILCCLAALGLGGYQLYLNMAPAKVAVPEVPFGIKAGTEFMKGDSPDMREELASLPIQTQGEIRRATELFRSGAYAQANEIFNAVSLLYPESVVSLWNETNTLFEMDSLTDLESNRLNLLVGKLQGKYPESGLSKYLESRKTYKSGNKTVALEMAKIAVDQAPTLVEARLWFARLLKENNRLPQAIEEARTSISLSAGNEPRGYEMLARLFHDQGNLDSCSSLLDYGLTQYPLDAELMLLRGYLWEYQGRYDEAEKIYQRILAFRPDFEGAALALSTVGEKTAPGTGGGKISPMDRSQLAWEILEPLVEKYPENMPLREALGLAYLKGRDYDRARMQFREIQSKDPEYPDIQQRIQECNVTRPAMPVQGTGLAADLNRAVDSLRETMAPATTHDFSTMLGHYLVRYGASPAEFFKKYDIKNFRPVKKNVWQESFYDAPYKHTYTVVFDSLNRFREVHVVVYDSSNTSNHLGLAPEVFTRFLKQNSRISGIGNSTGETDCGEELVIDAAVWETQDNFEILARFVGTPKEIRMVRFDKSVLPAGLKLCDYSTYLKEF; the protein is encoded by the coding sequence ATGCCTTTAGCGTCCGAGACATCGCGGAAAGCGGCATACTTATTCCTGATACTTTGCTGTCTGGCCGCTTTAGGCTTGGGCGGTTACCAGCTTTATTTGAATATGGCGCCTGCGAAGGTGGCGGTACCGGAAGTTCCTTTTGGAATCAAGGCCGGTACTGAATTTATGAAAGGCGATTCTCCCGACATGCGTGAGGAACTGGCATCACTCCCTATCCAGACTCAAGGTGAAATCCGCCGGGCGACCGAACTGTTCCGTAGTGGGGCTTATGCCCAGGCAAACGAAATTTTCAATGCAGTGTCGCTGTTGTATCCTGAATCGGTGGTTTCCCTGTGGAATGAAACGAATACTTTGTTTGAAATGGATTCGTTGACTGATTTGGAAAGCAACCGGTTGAATTTACTGGTTGGAAAGTTGCAGGGCAAGTATCCGGAGTCGGGGCTTTCTAAGTATCTGGAAAGCCGCAAGACCTATAAGTCGGGCAACAAGACGGTGGCCCTTGAAATGGCAAAGATTGCCGTGGATCAGGCTCCAACCCTAGTGGAGGCTCGCTTGTGGTTTGCTCGCCTGTTGAAGGAGAACAATCGCTTGCCTCAGGCAATAGAAGAAGCTCGTACGTCTATAAGCCTTTCGGCAGGGAACGAACCTCGCGGCTATGAAATGCTAGCTCGGCTTTTCCACGATCAGGGGAATCTGGACAGTTGTTCGTCGCTGCTGGACTATGGTTTGACTCAGTACCCCTTGGATGCGGAACTTATGCTCTTGCGTGGGTACTTGTGGGAGTATCAGGGCCGTTACGATGAAGCGGAAAAGATTTACCAGCGGATTCTGGCCTTTAGGCCTGATTTCGAGGGGGCTGCACTTGCCCTTTCTACAGTTGGTGAAAAGACTGCTCCTGGAACAGGAGGGGGTAAAATTTCTCCTATGGATCGCTCCCAGCTGGCCTGGGAAATTTTGGAACCCTTGGTGGAAAAATACCCAGAGAATATGCCCCTGCGGGAAGCTCTCGGGCTTGCTTATTTGAAGGGTCGCGACTACGATCGTGCCCGTATGCAGTTCCGAGAAATTCAGAGCAAAGATCCGGAGTATCCGGATATCCAACAGCGCATTCAGGAATGCAACGTGACGCGACCGGCCATGCCTGTGCAGGGGACCGGACTTGCGGCTGACTTGAACCGAGCCGTGGATAGCTTGCGTGAAACAATGGCTCCTGCGACGACGCATGATTTTTCCACAATGCTTGGCCATTACCTTGTTCGTTACGGTGCGTCGCCTGCTGAGTTTTTCAAGAAATACGACATCAAGAATTTTAGACCGGTGAAGAAAAATGTTTGGCAGGAATCCTTCTACGACGCTCCCTACAAGCACACCTATACGGTGGTGTTCGATTCCTTGAATCGTTTTCGTGAGGTTCATGTGGTCGTTTACGATTCTTCCAACACGTCTAATCATTTGGGGCTTGCTCCAGAGGTTTTCACCAGGTTTCTCAAACAGAATTCAAGGATTTCTGGTATCGGAAACAGTACTGGTGAAACGGATTGCGGGGAAGAGCTGGTGATTGATGCTGCGGTCTGGGAAACTCAAGATAATTTTGAAATTCTTGCTCGATTTGTCGGGACGCCTAAAGAAATCCGCATGGTGCGTTTCGACAAGTCCGTTCTCCCGGCTGGCCTCAAACTCTGTGACTACAGCACGTACCTGAAAGAGTTCTGA
- a CDS encoding septal ring lytic transglycosylase RlpA family protein — MTSSKLGVRLRLSLWALCVGLAFVLSGCAAANAKIASRKGYVRFPEKHYASKEKAEIGTKLQGEASYYGPGFHGKKTASGEIFNQNDYTCAHKSLPFGTKLKVVRDDTGASVVVRVNDRGPYVDGRILDLSVAAGKDIGLDKVGHAKVTATVIE; from the coding sequence ATGACTTCGAGTAAGTTGGGTGTGCGGTTACGGCTGTCGCTGTGGGCTTTGTGCGTCGGACTTGCATTTGTTTTGTCGGGTTGTGCGGCTGCCAATGCAAAAATTGCTTCCCGAAAGGGCTATGTTCGTTTTCCCGAAAAGCATTACGCCTCCAAGGAAAAGGCCGAAATAGGCACCAAACTCCAGGGGGAAGCCAGTTATTACGGCCCGGGATTCCATGGAAAAAAGACCGCCAGCGGCGAAATTTTTAACCAGAACGATTACACTTGTGCCCACAAGTCCCTGCCCTTCGGCACAAAACTGAAGGTGGTTCGGGACGATACGGGGGCCTCGGTTGTGGTGCGGGTCAATGACCGCGGACCCTACGTAGATGGGCGAATTTTAGACCTGAGTGTGGCCGCCGGTAAGGATATCGGCCTTGACAAAGTGGGTCACGCCAAGGTCACTGCCACGGTGATTGAATAA
- a CDS encoding DUF971 domain-containing protein yields the protein MIQPKKVFRTKDGKLGFEWNDGTRGACSARELRLACPCALCVDEHTGEKLLDNSAVPDDIKLERVQSIGRYAAGLSFSDGHRSGIYPYDKLKELTKNV from the coding sequence ATGATCCAGCCCAAGAAAGTTTTCAGGACGAAAGATGGAAAGCTTGGCTTTGAGTGGAACGATGGAACACGAGGAGCATGTTCAGCCAGGGAACTTCGTCTCGCTTGCCCCTGTGCCCTGTGCGTAGATGAACATACCGGTGAAAAATTGCTTGACAATTCTGCTGTTCCCGACGATATTAAACTGGAGAGGGTTCAGTCCATTGGTCGCTACGCTGCGGGTTTATCCTTTAGCGACGGTCACCGTTCGGGAATTTACCCCTACGATAAACTGAAGGAATTGACGAAAAACGTGTAA
- the tsaA gene encoding tRNA (N6-threonylcarbamoyladenosine(37)-N6)-methyltransferase TrmO, which produces MTPIGTFYGDAVYKYDAPRQGRLFAGHPGRIELKPGQNFEMALRDLDGFERIWVIFQFHENEGWRPTTRPPVPPKGKDRVGTFASRSPYRPNPIGLSCVRLLKIDGLTLYIDEADLLNETPVLDIKPYIPMADAFPDAKAGWVEEQEGEPWTVESSEAFAAQARWIAERCGFDLESFARVQLSRGNFSKDFFDSSRRRLTINEIEKNGVLAYRTFRIHFNYDDVANKVFLQQISSGYTDEELKIGAEDKYGDKQVHREFLSAKIQSLCKQKIT; this is translated from the coding sequence GTGACCCCAATCGGCACATTCTACGGTGATGCAGTTTATAAGTACGACGCTCCTCGGCAGGGGAGGCTCTTTGCGGGGCATCCGGGCCGTATCGAACTGAAGCCGGGGCAGAACTTTGAGATGGCGCTCCGTGACCTGGACGGCTTTGAACGCATCTGGGTCATATTCCAGTTCCACGAAAATGAAGGCTGGCGCCCGACGACGCGCCCGCCGGTGCCGCCCAAAGGCAAGGACCGCGTAGGTACTTTCGCCAGCCGCAGCCCCTACCGTCCGAACCCCATCGGGCTTTCTTGCGTGCGACTCCTGAAAATTGATGGCCTTACTTTGTATATAGACGAGGCAGATCTGCTGAATGAAACTCCGGTACTGGACATCAAACCCTACATCCCCATGGCGGATGCCTTCCCCGATGCCAAGGCGGGCTGGGTGGAGGAACAGGAGGGGGAACCGTGGACAGTAGAATCGTCTGAAGCCTTTGCCGCACAGGCCCGCTGGATTGCGGAACGCTGCGGTTTTGATTTGGAAAGTTTTGCCCGGGTGCAACTATCTCGCGGGAATTTCTCCAAAGATTTTTTTGACAGCTCGCGCCGTCGCCTGACCATCAATGAAATTGAAAAAAACGGTGTGCTTGCCTACCGCACGTTCCGTATTCATTTCAACTATGACGATGTCGCCAACAAAGTTTTTTTACAACAAATTAGTAGTGGCTATACGGACGAAGAATTGAAAATTGGGGCCGAAGACAAGTATGGGGATAAGCAGGTTCATCGAGAATTTCTATCTGCTAAGATCCAGTCTTTGTGTAAACAAAAAATTACCTGA
- a CDS encoding ATP-binding cassette domain-containing protein — protein sequence MEFGRFEALIEKFPQVQIFSTDGADLDRVISHFLNQRKNVSTMSESMQRKIQQALAPFWQQRFISLHDSEAPLVKNLLLNKKFFLQTDRYIDDVPFPETDPAKLDEAMVIADLPMDILERKLLSLSNGELRRVLLARMWMEKPEWVYFNDLFGGLDPEYRVHLAGCVAGLAKRQNLNVVVRLAREDELIPEIPAFVFENKVFKEYAGSLPDVAVQPKFRKAELTDYEVVNLKCRLGDPRLRGDDNKGEVLFDLRNVNVRFGETTVIRNLNWQVRKGEHWVVMGENGAGKSTLLGLLTADHPQIYGNDITLLGERPGHGLNIWDHKAKLGFFSPELALQYREDLSLLEVLCTGFTPNLCKADNTTWEERAKAKEWLTYLGFEDPEENVRKLSPIDKRVILMARAAIRPPQVLLLDEPSQGLEKGYRDKFFHLLDLLSKETTIILVSHYEEEWPPCMTHLLRMPRYS from the coding sequence CTACTATGTCCGAATCCATGCAACGTAAAATCCAGCAGGCCCTGGCGCCCTTCTGGCAGCAACGTTTTATCAGCTTGCACGATTCGGAGGCTCCGCTGGTCAAGAACCTGCTTTTGAACAAGAAGTTCTTTTTGCAGACGGACCGCTATATCGACGACGTGCCGTTTCCGGAAACGGATCCCGCGAAGCTTGACGAGGCCATGGTCATCGCAGACTTGCCGATGGACATTCTGGAGAGAAAGCTCCTGAGCCTGTCTAACGGGGAACTCCGCCGGGTGTTGCTGGCCCGCATGTGGATGGAAAAACCGGAGTGGGTTTATTTCAATGACCTGTTCGGCGGTCTGGACCCGGAGTACCGCGTGCACTTGGCTGGCTGTGTGGCCGGTCTTGCCAAGCGGCAAAACTTGAATGTGGTGGTACGTCTTGCCCGTGAAGACGAACTGATTCCGGAGATTCCCGCTTTTGTATTCGAGAACAAGGTGTTCAAGGAATACGCCGGTTCGTTGCCCGATGTGGCGGTCCAGCCGAAATTCCGCAAGGCTGAACTGACGGACTACGAGGTTGTGAACCTGAAGTGTAGGCTTGGAGATCCCCGCCTGCGCGGGGATGACAATAAAGGGGAAGTCCTTTTCGATCTAAGAAATGTCAACGTCCGTTTTGGCGAAACGACGGTTATCAGAAATTTGAACTGGCAGGTCCGCAAGGGCGAACACTGGGTGGTCATGGGGGAGAACGGCGCAGGCAAGAGTACGTTGCTCGGGCTCTTGACGGCGGACCACCCCCAGATTTATGGAAACGACATTACACTCCTGGGCGAACGTCCGGGGCATGGTCTGAACATCTGGGACCACAAGGCGAAACTGGGATTCTTCTCTCCGGAACTGGCGCTCCAGTACCGCGAAGACCTGAGCCTCTTGGAGGTGCTCTGCACGGGATTTACGCCGAACCTCTGCAAGGCGGACAATACCACCTGGGAAGAACGGGCCAAGGCGAAGGAATGGCTTACCTACCTGGGTTTTGAAGACCCCGAAGAAAATGTCCGCAAGCTTTCACCCATAGACAAGCGGGTGATTCTTATGGCCCGTGCCGCTATCCGCCCGCCCCAGGTACTTTTGCTGGACGAACCCTCCCAGGGGCTGGAGAAGGGCTATCGGGATAAGTTTTTCCACTTGCTGGACCTGCTCTCTAAAGAAACGACTATTATTCTGGTGAGCCACTACGAAGAGGAATGGCCGCCTTGTATGACCCACCTTCTTCGAATGCCGCGATATTCATAA
- the prfA gene encoding peptide chain release factor 1 codes for MKDKAKKLIEKYEELESELGNPEVLADQARYNKIHKQYKGIEKAVAKAKEYLQMLNDQEEWKAALGDSDPEMVAMAKSELSDIEKKLPGVTNELQILMVPKDPWDYRNATLEIRGGTGGDESALFAGDLFRMYQGYCSRMGWKMTIQDASEGTVGGYKEIRVFIEGDSVYGTLKFESGVHRVQRVPETEAQGRVHTSAATVAILPEAEEVDVEIREADIHMDTYRSSGAGGQYINKTDSAVRLTHIPTGVVVSCQTERSQLQNRLHAMEMLRSKILDAVIAKKEQEEAASRKALVGTGDRSAKIRTYNFPQNRVTDHRIGLTLYNLDKVITGDLDEIINGLQMANAQEKLGKFNA; via the coding sequence ATGAAAGACAAGGCAAAAAAACTAATTGAAAAGTACGAGGAACTGGAATCGGAACTGGGGAACCCGGAGGTTCTAGCCGACCAGGCCCGTTACAACAAGATCCACAAGCAGTACAAGGGTATCGAAAAGGCCGTAGCAAAGGCCAAGGAATACCTGCAGATGTTGAACGACCAAGAAGAATGGAAAGCGGCTCTTGGCGATTCCGACCCCGAGATGGTGGCCATGGCCAAGTCCGAACTTTCGGACATCGAAAAGAAACTGCCCGGCGTCACCAACGAACTGCAGATTTTGATGGTCCCCAAGGACCCCTGGGATTACCGCAATGCCACTCTCGAAATCCGTGGCGGTACCGGCGGTGACGAGTCGGCCCTCTTTGCAGGCGACCTGTTCCGCATGTACCAGGGCTACTGCAGCCGCATGGGTTGGAAAATGACCATCCAGGACGCCAGCGAAGGTACCGTGGGTGGCTACAAGGAAATCCGGGTGTTCATCGAAGGCGACAGCGTCTATGGAACTTTGAAATTCGAAAGCGGCGTGCACCGCGTACAGCGCGTGCCCGAAACCGAAGCCCAGGGCCGCGTTCACACATCGGCTGCGACGGTAGCCATTCTCCCCGAAGCCGAAGAAGTGGACGTGGAAATTCGCGAAGCGGACATCCACATGGATACCTACCGCTCTTCGGGTGCTGGCGGTCAGTACATCAACAAGACGGACTCCGCCGTTCGCCTGACCCACATTCCCACCGGCGTGGTGGTGAGCTGCCAGACGGAACGCAGCCAGCTGCAGAACCGTTTGCACGCCATGGAAATGCTCCGTTCCAAGATTCTGGACGCCGTGATTGCGAAGAAGGAACAAGAAGAAGCGGCCAGCCGCAAGGCCCTGGTGGGTACCGGTGACCGCAGTGCCAAAATCCGCACCTACAACTTCCCGCAGAACCGCGTCACCGACCACCGCATAGGCCTTACGCTCTATAACCTGGACAAGGTCATCACCGGCGACCTGGACGAAATCATCAACGGGCTCCAGATGGCCAACGCCCAAGAGAAACTGGGAAAGTTTAACGCGTAA
- the prmC gene encoding peptide chain release factor N(5)-glutamine methyltransferase, with amino-acid sequence MPQMTVLEILNRTKAFFEKKGVPDPLLDAQYIISHGLKMKNRMDLYLNFEKPLTPAELDTLRPLVARRGNREPLQHIVGDTSFRGFVIKCDPRALIPRPETESLVDMAKDALKGIENPFVVEIGTGTGAIAIACAKEIEGAKVLATDISDDALALARENALANGLDDTLNFAKGDLLDAVTLEAIKKATGDVFGEASTKIDCLIANLPYIPDGEKGKLQPEVDKFDPALALYGGPDGLDLVRKLLSQTEGRLNAGAPIFLEIGSEQAEILKNEAANYPWLEFTGAHKDYCDNIRFVSYKAK; translated from the coding sequence ATGCCGCAGATGACAGTGCTTGAAATCTTGAACCGCACCAAGGCCTTCTTCGAAAAGAAGGGCGTGCCCGATCCGTTGCTGGACGCCCAGTACATTATCAGCCACGGTCTCAAGATGAAGAACCGCATGGACCTGTACCTGAATTTCGAGAAGCCCCTGACCCCTGCGGAACTTGATACTTTGCGCCCGCTGGTGGCCCGCCGCGGAAACCGGGAGCCCTTACAGCACATTGTCGGTGATACCAGCTTCCGCGGGTTTGTCATCAAGTGCGACCCTCGTGCACTGATTCCCCGCCCGGAGACTGAATCCCTGGTAGATATGGCGAAGGACGCCCTAAAAGGTATCGAGAATCCTTTTGTCGTGGAAATCGGGACTGGCACAGGGGCCATCGCCATCGCCTGTGCCAAGGAAATCGAAGGAGCGAAGGTTCTTGCCACCGACATTTCCGATGACGCCCTGGCCCTGGCCCGTGAAAACGCACTGGCCAACGGACTAGACGACACGCTCAACTTTGCCAAGGGCGACCTGCTGGACGCCGTTACACTCGAGGCAATCAAGAAGGCCACCGGCGATGTGTTCGGCGAAGCCTCCACAAAGATAGACTGCCTGATAGCGAACCTTCCCTACATCCCCGACGGAGAAAAGGGCAAGCTCCAGCCAGAAGTGGACAAGTTCGACCCGGCGCTGGCACTGTACGGCGGACCCGACGGCCTTGACCTGGTGCGCAAGCTGCTATCCCAGACCGAAGGCCGGCTTAACGCAGGGGCCCCTATCTTCTTGGAAATCGGGTCGGAACAGGCCGAAATCCTGAAAAACGAAGCCGCAAACTACCCCTGGCTGGAATTTACTGGCGCCCACAAGGATTATTGCGACAACATTCGTTTTGTAAGCTACAAGGCCAAATAG
- a CDS encoding Mrp/NBP35 family ATP-binding protein has product MLLSEQNILSALRAVQDPDLHKNIVELNFVQNLKIEGTKVTFDLVLTTPACPIRDRFKDQCISIVKGLGASEVEVTLTSNAGRVGDAPEQPQVSFLGEVSHIVGVASGKGGVGKSTVTANLAMALSLSGARVGILDADIYGPSMGLMFGIDRDPQVFEDNTIAPVEAKGGISIVSMCMFAGSEKATIWRGPMASQMIQHFLNRVRWGKLDYLLVDFPPGTGDIQLTLTQNCPMAGAVVVTTPQEVALADCRKGLAMFDSVGVPVVGVVENMSYFICDGCGKHHNIFRQGGGERIAKNWGVPLIAKIPLEPAVADCGDEGTPAVLRYPNSESAKAFLQAADAVVRTLSVFKSVGDGVLKNFNYAFDELPEEDV; this is encoded by the coding sequence ATGCTTCTTTCTGAACAAAACATCTTAAGCGCCCTCCGGGCTGTCCAGGATCCCGATCTGCACAAGAACATCGTGGAGCTGAACTTTGTACAGAATCTGAAAATCGAAGGGACCAAGGTTACTTTTGACCTGGTGCTCACGACTCCGGCATGCCCCATCCGCGACCGGTTCAAGGACCAGTGCATTTCCATTGTGAAGGGGCTGGGTGCGTCTGAGGTGGAGGTGACCCTTACCTCCAATGCCGGCCGCGTAGGCGATGCTCCCGAACAGCCCCAGGTTTCTTTCCTTGGCGAAGTTTCCCACATCGTTGGGGTGGCCTCTGGCAAGGGCGGGGTAGGCAAGTCCACGGTGACGGCGAACCTCGCCATGGCGCTAAGCCTGTCCGGTGCCCGTGTGGGAATTCTGGACGCAGATATTTACGGCCCCAGTATGGGCCTCATGTTCGGTATCGACAGGGACCCCCAGGTTTTCGAAGACAATACCATCGCCCCGGTAGAAGCCAAGGGCGGCATTTCCATCGTGTCCATGTGCATGTTTGCCGGTTCCGAGAAGGCCACTATCTGGCGAGGCCCTATGGCAAGCCAGATGATCCAGCATTTCTTGAACCGGGTGCGCTGGGGCAAGCTCGACTACCTGCTGGTGGATTTTCCTCCTGGAACGGGGGATATCCAGCTGACGCTGACCCAGAACTGCCCCATGGCAGGTGCCGTAGTGGTGACCACCCCGCAAGAGGTGGCTCTTGCCGACTGTCGCAAGGGGCTTGCCATGTTTGACTCCGTTGGAGTTCCTGTGGTGGGAGTCGTGGAGAACATGAGTTATTTCATCTGCGACGGGTGCGGAAAACACCACAACATTTTCCGCCAAGGCGGCGGTGAACGCATAGCCAAAAATTGGGGTGTGCCGTTAATCGCGAAGATTCCTCTTGAACCTGCGGTCGCCGATTGCGGAGACGAAGGAACACCTGCGGTGCTCCGCTATCCGAATTCAGAATCGGCAAAGGCCTTTTTGCAGGCGGCAGATGCAGTCGTGAGAACACTTTCGGTATTCAAGTCGGTCGGAGATGGCGTACTCAAGAACTTCAACTATGCCTTTGACGAACTTCCGGAGGAGGATGTATGA
- a CDS encoding tetratricopeptide repeat protein, translating into MLRFRYIVLALLALLLEGCTCCAYLNHMFNAERLYDEAGELREARLDSIPDETNSSPGAEERQKYDKIIEKGSRVLERFPNNKKRTAEAVFLIGESFRHKGEWGKAIVKYDEYERYFADYDSMRAVEYQRAYCLYRNHEYNISRFALEPVIASKNHPYYFQGLNLLSLLDEQSEFPDQAIAALEAVLADTAGTPFMRGKAHFRLAGLYFKKEDWAKSREHYTAKEIQELNVRERQTAGEQAAECLVNQKEYLKAADEYKALFKNPDYEQKQPEYLVRLGEVTLMAERYPDAFIILRKVNSDYPKTQYAARSYYNMGDYEQQKTLNYEQAVIYYDSSYSSLNYCDWAQKSRALSEALKRLIAMRNMNDSLSKDSVPNVDNFFGTEFQIAELFLFKLDQVDSAVNRLTGIIENSTDSARVMLATYARAFIYDEYKGDEDTAEELYKEIIEKYPGTEYAKQAQANLGMRVTIKTRDDEARERYLQAESLWTVASEVPLDQMEQVDSAYATAFAAFDSLYRDYPDTESGVQALYMKFVYFQMDPERGDSVGVVLNELRSKHRDTPWGKYAAKVLDHRLAITDSEIERLRRRVQQSIEHIDQMSAQYHESINKKPEEKKAEVKSKEDEILENTYNSMYDFE; encoded by the coding sequence ATGCTACGGTTCCGCTACATAGTGCTTGCATTGCTTGCTCTCTTGCTGGAGGGGTGTACTTGCTGTGCTTACTTGAACCATATGTTTAATGCGGAACGTTTGTATGATGAGGCGGGTGAACTTAGGGAAGCTCGGCTAGACAGCATTCCCGATGAAACTAATTCCAGCCCCGGAGCTGAAGAACGCCAGAAATACGACAAGATTATCGAGAAAGGTTCCAGAGTTTTGGAACGCTTCCCCAACAACAAGAAACGGACGGCCGAGGCGGTTTTCTTGATAGGTGAGTCTTTCCGCCACAAGGGAGAATGGGGAAAGGCCATAGTCAAGTACGATGAGTATGAAAGGTATTTTGCCGATTACGACTCTATGCGGGCGGTGGAATACCAGCGGGCTTACTGTCTCTATCGGAACCATGAATACAATATCAGCCGTTTTGCTCTGGAACCGGTGATTGCAAGTAAGAACCACCCGTACTATTTTCAGGGCTTGAATCTGCTTTCGCTTTTAGACGAACAGTCGGAATTCCCGGACCAGGCCATTGCCGCTCTGGAAGCAGTTCTTGCAGATACGGCAGGAACCCCCTTTATGAGGGGCAAGGCCCATTTCCGTCTGGCCGGTCTTTATTTCAAGAAAGAAGATTGGGCAAAATCCAGGGAACACTATACGGCCAAGGAAATTCAGGAACTGAATGTTCGGGAACGGCAGACGGCCGGTGAGCAGGCGGCGGAGTGCTTAGTAAACCAGAAAGAATACCTGAAGGCCGCCGACGAATACAAGGCTCTTTTCAAGAATCCGGATTACGAGCAGAAACAGCCGGAGTACTTAGTGCGTCTTGGGGAGGTAACCCTGATGGCGGAACGTTACCCCGATGCCTTTATCATCTTGCGGAAGGTGAATTCAGATTATCCCAAGACTCAGTATGCGGCCCGTAGTTACTACAACATGGGTGATTACGAGCAACAGAAAACCTTGAATTATGAGCAGGCCGTTATTTATTACGACAGCAGCTATAGTTCCCTGAATTACTGCGATTGGGCTCAAAAGAGCCGGGCTTTAAGCGAAGCGCTTAAGCGCCTGATTGCCATGCGAAATATGAACGATTCGTTGAGCAAGGATTCTGTTCCTAATGTGGATAATTTCTTCGGGACAGAATTCCAGATAGCGGAGCTTTTCTTGTTTAAGCTTGACCAGGTGGATAGTGCGGTAAATAGGCTGACGGGTATTATCGAGAATTCTACTGATTCTGCGCGGGTGATGCTTGCCACGTATGCTCGGGCATTTATTTACGACGAGTACAAAGGTGACGAAGATACCGCCGAAGAACTCTACAAAGAAATCATTGAAAAATATCCGGGTACGGAATATGCCAAGCAAGCTCAGGCGAACCTAGGGATGCGGGTGACCATCAAGACCCGTGATGACGAAGCCAGGGAACGGTATTTGCAGGCGGAAAGCCTGTGGACGGTGGCGTCGGAAGTGCCGCTGGACCAGATGGAACAGGTGGATTCGGCATACGCTACGGCCTTTGCCGCTTTTGACAGCTTGTACAGGGATTATCCCGACACCGAATCGGGTGTTCAGGCCCTTTACATGAAGTTCGTGTATTTTCAGATGGATCCAGAGCGTGGAGACAGTGTCGGAGTTGTTTTGAATGAATTGCGTTCAAAACACAGGGATACCCCTTGGGGAAAATACGCCGCCAAAGTTCTGGACCATAGGCTTGCCATTACCGACTCCGAAATAGAACGGCTTCGCAGGCGTGTTCAACAGAGCATAGAACACATTGACCAGATGTCTGCCCAGTATCACGAGTCAATTAACAAGAAGCCCGAAGAAAAGAAGGCTGAGGTCAAGAGCAAGGAAGATGAAATCCTTGAGAACACCTACAACAGCATGTATGACTTCGAGTAA
- a CDS encoding RNA polymerase sigma factor RpoD/SigA yields MSEFNESLYFRDLNRYPTLSQQEEEALLTIIRTGETEEIRKSALQRLIRGNLRFVVSVARKYQGRGLALLDLINEGNIGLYKAAKRFDMNKDVKFISYAVWWIRQSIQKALFEQVGSVRIPPNKLALVNRFKRALMLNGGDYAKTMAMEEFAPNEKDIIEVMEKIVDISLDAPIGDDAGNSSGADTVSTLMDVLGNDGKQEEEMEREERRKMIDETLASLPRREEEILKMFYGLDTTEDTTLKDIGEDLRLSRERVRQIKNKTLRRLQKSKEHKEKLSDFLEL; encoded by the coding sequence ATGAGCGAGTTTAACGAATCACTTTATTTTCGCGATTTGAATCGTTACCCAACTCTTTCTCAACAAGAGGAAGAGGCTTTGTTGACGATTATCCGGACCGGCGAAACGGAGGAAATTCGTAAATCGGCCCTCCAACGGCTCATTCGGGGTAACCTTCGCTTTGTGGTCTCTGTGGCCCGCAAGTACCAGGGGCGAGGACTGGCTTTGCTGGATTTGATTAACGAAGGCAATATCGGTCTTTACAAGGCAGCCAAGCGTTTTGACATGAACAAGGATGTCAAGTTCATCTCGTATGCTGTCTGGTGGATCCGCCAGTCTATTCAGAAAGCTCTTTTTGAGCAGGTTGGGTCTGTGCGTATCCCGCCCAACAAGCTCGCTTTGGTGAATCGTTTTAAACGAGCCTTGATGCTGAACGGTGGCGATTACGCCAAGACCATGGCCATGGAAGAGTTTGCGCCCAATGAAAAGGACATCATCGAGGTCATGGAAAAGATTGTGGACATCTCCCTGGATGCCCCTATCGGTGATGATGCGGGCAACAGTTCTGGAGCAGATACCGTCAGTACCTTGATGGATGTTCTTGGCAACGACGGTAAGCAAGAAGAGGAAATGGAGCGAGAAGAGCGTCGCAAGATGATTGACGAAACCTTGGCCTCGCTCCCTCGTAGGGAAGAAGAAATCCTGAAGATGTTCTATGGCCTGGATACCACGGAAGACACCACTCTCAAGGATATCGGTGAAGATTTGCGTTTGAGTCGTGAAAGGGTGCGCCAGATTAAGAACAAGACCCTTAGGCGTTTGCAGAAAAGCAAGGAACACAAAGAAAAACTCTCCGACTTCCTGGAGTTGTAA